CTCGGTGGAGACGTAGCCGGCCATCGTGGGTGCTGCTGCGGCGGTGAGCGGGAAGGTGTCGTCCGGCGTCCGGGCGAAGCGCTCACGCCGTTCGGCCGTCCGCGCGTCCTCGGTCGGCAGGGGGCCGGGCCGGTGCTGATCAGCGACCTCCAGGGCGATCGAGCCGAAGATGTAGACGATCAGGAGGTACGAGGCGCGTGCGGCCTCGTCCGGGTCCAGGCCCGCGCCGGCGAGCAGGCGGAGGAGGTGCTCGTTGAGGGACAGCGCATGGGGGCCGTCCATCGGCCCGCCGATCATCAGCCCGACCGCGGCCGGGTGCTCCGACAGGCGGTTCCGCAGCTCCACGGCGACGGCCTCGACCCGGTCTTCCCAGGGCCTCGCGCCATCGGTGAACATGCCGTGGTCGACCTGGCCGAGCAGGCGTTCGACCAGGGCCCGCACGATCGCCGCCTTGTCCGGGAAGTACGTGTAGACGGCGTTGGGTGCCACTCCCACGCGGGCCGCGACGGCCCGGATCGACATCGCCTCCACGCCACCCCCGTCCAGCAGGGACAGTGCGGCATCGACGATCTCGTCCTCGGTCAGTGCGCGGCGTCGCCCTCGTCGCTTCCCCTCGGAGGCAACCGACACGGGCACTCCTCCCTCTTGACTGATTGCTGTACACCGTACAACATCTGTACGGCGTACAGAAACGGAGCGGAGGTGGTCGGTCATGACGGACCCCACGTCGCACCGGCAGCGACGGTCCACCGGGGCGGTGCTGGTCACGGCCCCGGAACTCTCGGCAGCCGGGCGGTGGGGGCGATGACCTCCCGCTCCCCGGTGCGCGCCTGGGCGTGGTGGACCCTGGGCTTCCTGGCCTTCCCGCCCGCCGGTCTGATCGGGCGCGCACTCGCCGGCCCGGTCGACGACCCCGGCGCGGCGCTCCTCGGTGGCGCCGTCACCGGG
The Modestobacter marinus DNA segment above includes these coding regions:
- a CDS encoding TetR/AcrR family transcriptional regulator; the encoded protein is MSVASEGKRRGRRRALTEDEIVDAALSLLDGGGVEAMSIRAVAARVGVAPNAVYTYFPDKAAIVRALVERLLGQVDHGMFTDGARPWEDRVEAVAVELRNRLSEHPAAVGLMIGGPMDGPHALSLNEHLLRLLAGAGLDPDEAARASYLLIVYIFGSIALEVADQHRPGPLPTEDARTAERRERFARTPDDTFPLTAAAAPTMAGYVSTEQYLWGLHRVLDGIAARAAAPGGS